A single genomic interval of Pangasianodon hypophthalmus isolate fPanHyp1 chromosome 8, fPanHyp1.pri, whole genome shotgun sequence harbors:
- the anapc7 gene encoding anaphase-promoting complex subunit 7, whose protein sequence is MNVIDHVRDMAAAGLHSNVRLLSSLLLTMSTNNPELFSPAQKYQLLVYHADAIFHDKEYRNAACKYNMALQQKKVLSKSSKVRPSSTGGPSSVQTQNLPSEIEVKYKIAECYTILKLDKDAISVLDGIPSRQRTPKINMMLANLYRKAGQERSAVTSYKEVLRQCPLALDAIIGLLSLSVKGAEVASMTMDVIQSIPNLDWLSVWIKAYAFIHGGDNHRAINTICSLEKKSLLRDNVDLLVSLADVYFRAGDTKNAILKFEQAQMLDPYLIKGMDVYGYLMAREGHLEDVEVLGGRLFNISDQHAEPWVISGCHSFYSKRYSRALYLGAKAIQLNSNSVQALLLKGAALRNMGRVQEAIIHFREAMRLAPCRLDCYEGLIDCYLASNGIREAMGMANNIYKTLGANAQTLTILATVCLEDPMTQEKAKTLLDKALAQRPDYIKAVVKKAELLSREQKYEEGIALLRNTLANQSDCMLHRMLGDFLVAVNEYQEAMDQYSIALSLDPNDQKSLEGMQKMEKEESPTDATVEIDGDDMEGSGEEGDLEGSDSEAAQWADQEQWFGMQ, encoded by the exons ATGAATGTTATTGATCATGTGCGGGACATGGCGGCCGCGGGCCTTCACTCTAACGTGCGGCTCCTGAGCAGCCTGCTGCTGACCATGAGCACCAACAACCC GGAGCTCTTCTCTCCAGCTCAGAAGTATCAGCTGTTGGTGTATCACGCTGATGCTATATTTCATGATAAAGAGTACAGAAATGCAGCCTGCAAGTACAACATGGCCCTGCAGCAGAAAAAGGTGCTCAGTAAAAGCTCTAAAGTGCGTCCATCCAGCACAGGAGGCCCTTCTTCAGTCCAAACCCAG aaCTTGCCTTCAGAGATTGAGGTGAAGTACAAGATTGCAGAGTGCTACACCATTTTGAAGCTGGACAAAGATGCCATCTCGGTTTTGGACGGGATTCCCTCAAGGCAGAGGACTCCCAAG ATCAACATGATGCTGGCGAATCTGTATAGAAAGGCTGGACAGGAGCGATCAGCAGTCACGAGCTACAAGGAAGTCCTGAGGCAGTGTCCTCTCGCACTGGATGCTATTATTG GgctgctgtctctgtctgtgaAAGGAGCTGAGGTGGCCTCCATGACCATGGATGTGATTCAGAGTATCCCCAATCTGGACTGGCTTTCTGTTTGGATCAAAGCCTACGCCTTCATCCATGGAGGAGATAATCACAGAGCCATCAATACTATCTG CTCTCTGGAGAAAAAGTCTCTCCTGAGGGATAACGTGGATCTGTTGGTGAGCCTCGCAGACGTGTACTTCCGAGCCGGAGACACCAAGAACGCCATCCTGAAGTTTGAGCAGGCGCAGATGCTCGACCCCTATCTAATCAAAG GCATGGATGTGTACGGCTACCTGATGGCTCGAGAAGGACATTTGGAGGATGTGGAAGTTCTCGGTGGTCGACTGTTTAACATCTCGGATCAGCATGCGGAACCCTGGGTAATATCTGG GTGCCACAGTTTCTACAGTAAGCGCTATTCTCGTGCACTGTACCTGGGGGCCAAAGCCATTCAGCTGAACAGTAACAGCGTGCAGGCTCTGCTTCTGAAGGGTGCTGCGCTGCGTAACATGGGCCGAGTGCAGGAAGCTATCATTCACTTTAGGGAGGCCATGAGGTTGGCACCATGCCGTCTGGACTGCTACGAAG GACTGATTGACTGTTACCTGGCATCCAATGGCATCCGTGAGGCAATGGGCATGGCCAATAACATCTATAAGACTCTCGGTGCCAACGCCCAGACCCTCACTATTCTGGCCACAGTGTGTCTGGAGGACCCCATGACCCAGGAGAAGGCCAAGACCCTGCTGGACAAAGCCCTCGCTCAGCGGCCAGACTACATCAAAGCTGTGGTGAAGAAAGCAGAGCTCCTCA GTCGAGAACAGAAATACGAAGAAGGCATAGCACTTCTGCGAAATACACTGGCCAATCAGAGCGACTGCATGCTGCACAGAATGCTGGGAGATTTCCTAGTCGCTGTTAATGAGTATCAGGAGGCCATGGACCAGTACAGCATAGCACTGAG CCTGGATCCAAATGACCAGAAGTCTCTAGAGGGCATGCAGAAgatggagaaggaggagagcCCTACGGATGCCACGGTGGAGATAGACGGGGACGACATGGAGGGCAGCGGTGAGGAGGGCGACCTCGAGGGCAGCGACAGCGAGGCAGCGCAGTGGGCCGACCAGGAGCAGTGGTTCGGCATGCAGTGA